A portion of the Rhodococcus pseudokoreensis genome contains these proteins:
- a CDS encoding aldehyde dehydrogenase (NADP(+)) — MTATVNRTDVTGQMIIAGNPVQGSGTTIHGIDPATGHQLEPGFAHGDDRDVDAACAAAAEAFAPYRATTSEERARFLETIADNIEALGETLIARVCAESGLPQGRVTGEVGRTSGQLRLFAGVLRDGGWNGARIDPAQPDRTPLPRADIRQRKVPLGPVAVFGASNFPLAFSVAGGDTASALAAGCPVVVKAHDAHPGTSELVGRAIADAVASTGMPAGTFSLLFGSGRGLGTALVTDPRIKAVGFTGSRSGGTALVAAAAGRPEPIPVYAEMSSINPVFLLENALTTRGAELGRAFVGSLTLGSGQFCTNPGLVIAVDGPGLTSFVESARAAVAESTPTPMLTPNIAGCYADGVTALSGAATVEARGTETDAPNTGRAALFSADADTFLGSEVLQQEVFGSSSLIVRCRDAEQVRAVAAKLEGQLTATVHVDDADLDEAGRLLPVLELKAGRILFNGWPTGVEVGHAMVHGGPHPATSDSRTTSVGSLAIERFLRPVAYQDVPSSLLPAAIADGNPDQLWRRIDGRLTQA, encoded by the coding sequence ATGACAGCAACGGTGAACCGGACCGACGTGACCGGACAGATGATCATCGCGGGCAACCCCGTGCAGGGTTCCGGCACGACCATCCACGGCATCGACCCCGCCACCGGCCACCAGCTCGAGCCCGGCTTCGCGCACGGTGACGACCGGGACGTCGACGCCGCCTGCGCCGCCGCCGCCGAGGCGTTCGCGCCGTACCGCGCCACGACGTCCGAGGAGCGCGCCCGGTTCCTCGAGACGATCGCCGACAACATCGAGGCGCTCGGCGAGACGCTGATCGCCCGGGTGTGCGCCGAATCCGGACTTCCCCAGGGCCGCGTCACCGGCGAGGTCGGACGCACCTCCGGACAGCTGCGGCTGTTCGCCGGCGTCCTGCGCGACGGCGGCTGGAACGGTGCCCGCATCGATCCCGCGCAGCCCGACCGCACCCCGCTGCCGCGTGCCGACATCCGGCAGCGGAAGGTCCCGCTCGGACCGGTCGCCGTGTTCGGTGCCAGCAACTTCCCCCTCGCGTTCTCCGTCGCCGGCGGCGACACCGCCTCCGCACTGGCGGCGGGCTGCCCCGTCGTCGTGAAGGCCCACGACGCGCACCCCGGCACGTCCGAACTCGTCGGCCGCGCCATCGCCGACGCCGTCGCGAGCACCGGCATGCCTGCGGGAACGTTCTCCCTGCTGTTCGGCTCGGGCCGCGGGCTCGGCACCGCGCTGGTCACGGATCCGCGCATCAAGGCCGTCGGCTTCACCGGATCCCGTTCCGGTGGAACCGCTCTGGTCGCAGCCGCCGCGGGACGCCCGGAACCGATCCCGGTGTACGCGGAGATGAGTTCGATCAACCCGGTGTTCCTCCTCGAGAACGCGCTCACCACCCGCGGCGCCGAACTCGGTCGCGCCTTCGTCGGGTCGCTGACCCTCGGTTCCGGACAGTTCTGCACCAACCCCGGTCTCGTCATCGCCGTCGACGGTCCCGGACTCACCTCGTTCGTCGAGTCCGCACGTGCCGCGGTCGCCGAGAGCACGCCCACCCCGATGCTCACCCCGAACATCGCCGGCTGCTACGCCGACGGCGTCACCGCGCTCAGCGGGGCCGCGACCGTGGAGGCTCGCGGCACCGAAACCGACGCACCCAACACCGGCCGGGCAGCGCTGTTCAGCGCCGACGCCGACACGTTCCTGGGCTCGGAGGTGTTGCAGCAGGAGGTGTTCGGCTCGTCCAGCCTGATCGTCCGCTGCCGCGACGCCGAGCAGGTGCGCGCCGTGGCGGCGAAGCTGGAAGGCCAGCTGACCGCGACCGTCCACGTCGACGACGCCGATCTCGACGAGGCGGGCCGCCTGCTGCCCGTCCTCGAGCTCAAGGCCGGGCGAATCCTGTTCAACGGCTGGCCCACCGGGGTCGAGGTCGGTCACGCGATGGTGCACGGTGGTCCGCACCCCGCGACGTCCGATTCGCGCACCACGTCCGTGGGTTCGCTGGCGATCGAACGCTTCCTGCGTCCCGTTGCCTACCAGGATGTTCCGAGCTCGCTGCTCCCCGCCGCCATCGCCGACGGCAACCCCGACCAGTTGTGGCGTCGCATCGACGGCCGACTCACCCAAGCCTGA
- a CDS encoding serine hydrolase domain-containing protein, whose amino-acid sequence MARTFSRRRLVAVLAVLTTGLVGCGESDDAPVLPDAQLTDTIPTAMERAAVPGAIVGVWQDGAVPYVQAFGVRDTTTGDPMTPDLFMRVGSLTKTFTTTAVLQLVDEEKVGLDDPIDRYVPDVPNGEAITLRQLAAMRSGLFDYSEVVIPALPSEPERQWTPQELLAISFSRPPLFAPGTSFDYSNTNTLLLGLVVEKASGLPLNSYIAERITEPENLDDTSVPTTVAIPSPHAQGYSKTADGATVDATDWNPSWGFGAGNMISTLDDLGVWVRDLAEGTLLSPATQHEREQFQPAPSEGTGSLYGLGVEYQNGWIGHNGNIAGYQTYAYYLPPEAKTVVVLVNSNADPLGVWNFFSEIVNIVSPDHPWPAPPS is encoded by the coding sequence GTGGCACGGACATTCTCGAGGCGGCGGCTGGTCGCCGTGCTGGCGGTCCTGACGACGGGACTGGTGGGATGCGGTGAATCGGACGACGCACCGGTTCTGCCCGATGCACAGCTCACCGACACGATTCCGACGGCGATGGAGCGCGCCGCGGTTCCCGGGGCGATCGTCGGTGTTTGGCAGGACGGCGCCGTACCCTACGTGCAGGCGTTCGGGGTACGCGACACCACCACCGGCGACCCCATGACGCCGGACCTGTTCATGCGCGTCGGCAGCCTCACCAAGACCTTCACCACCACTGCCGTGCTGCAGCTGGTCGACGAGGAAAAGGTCGGCCTCGACGATCCGATCGACAGGTATGTGCCCGACGTTCCCAACGGCGAGGCGATCACCCTCCGGCAGTTGGCGGCCATGCGCAGTGGGCTCTTCGACTACTCCGAGGTGGTGATTCCGGCGCTCCCGAGTGAGCCGGAGCGCCAATGGACACCCCAGGAACTGCTCGCGATCAGCTTCAGCCGTCCACCCCTCTTCGCGCCGGGAACCTCGTTCGACTACTCCAACACCAACACCCTCCTCCTTGGTCTCGTGGTCGAGAAGGCATCCGGCCTGCCGCTGAACTCTTACATCGCCGAGCGCATCACGGAACCCGAGAATCTCGACGACACCTCGGTCCCCACCACTGTGGCCATCCCGTCACCGCACGCCCAGGGCTACTCCAAAACCGCCGACGGCGCGACGGTGGACGCGACCGACTGGAACCCGTCGTGGGGATTCGGCGCGGGCAATATGATTTCCACGCTCGACGATCTGGGCGTGTGGGTGCGCGACTTGGCCGAAGGAACGTTGCTCTCACCGGCCACCCAGCACGAACGGGAGCAGTTCCAGCCGGCGCCGTCGGAAGGAACGGGTTCGCTGTACGGACTCGGGGTCGAATACCAGAACGGCTGGATCGGCCACAACGGGAACATCGCGGGCTACCAGACCTACGCCTATTACCTTCCCCCCGAGGCCAAGACCGTGGTGGTGCTGGTCAATTCGAACGCCGACCCGCTTGGCGTGTGGAACTTCTTCTCGGAGATCGTGAACATCGTCAGCCCCGACCACCCATGGCCGGCGCCGCCGTCGTAG
- a CDS encoding winged helix-turn-helix transcriptional regulator translates to MSSGVEQHDPRACDGALAKAFTFLGKRWNGVILATLMSGPATFSGLRRAVGSISDSVLSDRLVELAGAGLVTREVCEGPPVSVTYQLTEADQSLMPVLDELADWARTHLTLQ, encoded by the coding sequence ATGAGCTCAGGCGTCGAACAGCACGATCCGCGCGCGTGCGACGGCGCGCTCGCGAAGGCGTTCACGTTCCTGGGCAAGCGCTGGAACGGCGTCATTCTGGCGACGCTGATGTCGGGCCCGGCGACATTCTCCGGGCTGCGACGAGCGGTCGGGAGCATCAGCGATTCGGTGCTCTCCGACCGTCTCGTCGAACTGGCCGGGGCCGGTTTGGTGACGCGCGAAGTCTGCGAGGGACCGCCCGTCTCGGTCACGTATCAGCTGACCGAGGCAGACCAGTCCCTGATGCCGGTCCTCGACGAACTGGCGGACTGGGCGAGGACGCACCTCACGCTGCAGTGA
- a CDS encoding MBL fold metallo-hydrolase, giving the protein MALGEQIEIDARTRMIVGQPLDMAAHQPDVGNAIVHRAGDLLVLVDTGVTTAFRDAIRSAADDLAPWSKILLVTTHGHPDHVGNNDIVDDLGVGLDRSNVQHFVSAHDASQYRDRGLPYWITSLERVSGLVPGFEDPADAARRLLAMYRPYVPVTYITRTYEELPLEHLVIGSQHVSGWSFGDGAVQVIRTHGHCAGQVVVHLPGARLLHLSDEPNGPCGAMHDANQMNIFAAAALALTLVETGAVDVVTEGHAFEVFDRPAAAERLSTLLDQASALDGAAQALLADRIDDLPAFVHAFIARSQALGVAGANPNPMFNTMMTIAKLRELGLVAKDTGSQQTWTRPALGDSTREP; this is encoded by the coding sequence GTGGCACTCGGCGAACAGATCGAGATCGACGCTCGGACGCGCATGATCGTGGGTCAGCCTCTCGACATGGCCGCGCACCAACCGGACGTGGGCAACGCGATCGTTCACCGAGCCGGCGATCTCCTGGTGCTCGTCGACACCGGGGTGACCACCGCTTTCCGCGACGCGATCCGATCCGCCGCCGACGACCTCGCTCCGTGGTCGAAGATCCTGCTGGTCACCACCCACGGTCACCCCGACCATGTCGGGAACAACGACATCGTCGACGACCTCGGCGTCGGACTCGACCGCTCGAACGTGCAGCATTTCGTCAGCGCGCACGACGCGAGCCAGTACCGCGATCGAGGGCTCCCCTACTGGATCACGAGTCTCGAACGTGTGTCCGGCCTGGTGCCGGGGTTCGAGGATCCCGCTGACGCAGCACGTCGGCTCCTCGCCATGTACCGGCCCTACGTTCCCGTCACCTATATCACCCGGACGTACGAGGAACTCCCGCTCGAGCACCTCGTCATCGGCTCTCAACACGTGTCGGGCTGGTCGTTCGGCGACGGTGCCGTTCAGGTCATCCGCACCCACGGCCACTGCGCCGGCCAGGTCGTCGTCCACCTCCCCGGGGCACGGTTGCTGCACCTGTCCGACGAACCGAACGGACCGTGCGGCGCGATGCACGACGCCAACCAGATGAATATCTTCGCCGCGGCCGCCCTGGCTCTGACGCTGGTCGAGACCGGCGCTGTCGACGTCGTCACCGAGGGCCACGCGTTCGAGGTGTTCGATCGCCCGGCCGCAGCCGAGCGCCTGTCGACGCTGCTCGATCAGGCTTCGGCGCTCGACGGCGCTGCACAGGCACTGCTCGCCGATCGCATCGACGACCTACCGGCGTTCGTTCACGCATTCATCGCGCGATCCCAGGCGCTGGGTGTAGCGGGTGCGAATCCGAACCCCATGTTCAACACCATGATGACGATCGCCAAGTTGCGCGAGCTCGGCCTCGTGGCGAAAGACACCGGCTCGCAACAGACATGGACCCGACCCGCGCTCGGCGACTCCACGCGCGAACCCTGA
- a CDS encoding malonic semialdehyde reductase, whose product MSSDVQTRPELDEAGRALLFSEARTANSFASTPVTDEELAQIWDLAKWAPTAANTQPLRIVFARTDEGRARLLPHMSEGNKAKTESAPAVAILAVDTQFHDHIPALLPFRPELRDVFEGDATMRERTGDFNGALQAGYFILAVRSLGLAAGPMAGFDAAGIDAEFFPDGRFRSILVVNIGHPGENPWFDRLPRLDPADTVSWV is encoded by the coding sequence ATGAGCTCAGACGTACAGACGCGACCGGAGCTGGATGAAGCGGGTCGCGCGCTGCTGTTCAGCGAGGCACGCACGGCCAACAGCTTCGCGTCCACCCCGGTCACCGACGAGGAGCTCGCCCAGATCTGGGACCTCGCGAAGTGGGCTCCGACCGCGGCGAACACCCAGCCCCTGCGGATCGTGTTCGCCCGGACCGACGAGGGTCGCGCGCGACTGCTGCCGCACATGAGCGAGGGCAACAAGGCGAAGACCGAGTCGGCGCCCGCGGTCGCCATCCTGGCCGTCGACACCCAGTTCCACGACCACATCCCGGCGTTGCTGCCGTTCCGGCCGGAGTTGCGCGACGTCTTCGAAGGCGACGCGACGATGCGCGAGCGAACGGGCGATTTCAACGGCGCCCTGCAGGCCGGCTACTTCATCCTCGCCGTCCGATCCCTCGGCCTGGCCGCAGGCCCGATGGCCGGCTTCGACGCCGCCGGAATCGACGCCGAGTTCTTCCCCGACGGCCGCTTCCGTTCCATTCTCGTCGTCAACATCGGACACCCGGGCGAGAACCCGTGGTTCGATCGGCTCCCCCGCCTCGACCCGGCCGACACCGTGTCCTGGGTCTGA
- a CDS encoding SRPBCC family protein, with protein sequence MDQENVSATLTVAVPAATVFAVLTDPRTHSAIDGTGWVQEAADRAPLTEVGQIFRMDMYHPNHPNGSYRVANQIQVLDPPRAIGWRTGEEKDDGHLEFGGWSWRYDLVPLGPSETAITLTYDWSPVPQRIREYLHFPPFGPEHLTNSLQHLADLAAPPAST encoded by the coding sequence GTGGACCAGGAGAATGTGAGCGCCACCCTGACCGTCGCCGTGCCCGCCGCCACGGTGTTCGCGGTGCTGACCGACCCGAGAACCCATTCGGCAATCGACGGCACCGGCTGGGTGCAGGAAGCCGCCGACCGGGCGCCGCTGACCGAGGTGGGGCAGATCTTCCGGATGGACATGTACCACCCCAACCATCCGAACGGGAGCTACCGGGTGGCCAACCAAATCCAGGTTCTCGACCCACCGCGCGCCATCGGCTGGCGCACCGGAGAGGAGAAGGACGACGGCCACCTCGAGTTCGGCGGCTGGAGCTGGCGCTACGACCTCGTGCCGCTCGGCCCGTCCGAAACCGCGATCACGCTCACCTACGACTGGTCGCCGGTGCCGCAGCGCATCCGGGAGTACCTCCATTTCCCGCCGTTCGGTCCCGAGCATCTCACCAACTCGCTGCAGCACTTGGCCGACCTCGCCGCACCGCCTGCCAGCACATAG
- a CDS encoding 5-dehydro-4-deoxyglucarate dehydratase: MLDGVLFFPVTPFTASGDVDYDRLAEHVAKGVDAGPGGVFIACGTGEFHALGLEEFGKIVAKATEVVAGRVPVFAGAGGSVQQAKEFAASAKANGADGILLLPPYLVTMPQAGLVEYTRAVADTTDLPLVVYNRGNARFDEAAAVEVAQFPTVIGFKDGTGDLDKVGRIVRAVKDALAPSGKQFLFFNGMPTAEVTQQAYRAIGVTLYSSATFAFAPELALGFYDALESGNQELTDALLRDFFHPLVRLRDQVPGYAVSLIKSGVAMEGIDAGPVRPPLVATSEVHVRELTRITAAGRAVLADALAVQAAV, translated from the coding sequence ATGCTCGACGGCGTCCTGTTCTTCCCCGTCACCCCGTTCACAGCATCCGGCGACGTCGACTACGACCGGCTCGCCGAGCACGTCGCCAAGGGCGTCGATGCCGGCCCCGGAGGCGTCTTCATCGCCTGCGGCACAGGCGAATTCCATGCCCTCGGGCTGGAGGAGTTCGGCAAGATCGTCGCCAAGGCCACCGAGGTCGTCGCCGGACGGGTCCCCGTCTTCGCCGGCGCAGGCGGTTCCGTGCAGCAGGCCAAGGAGTTCGCCGCCAGCGCGAAGGCCAACGGCGCCGACGGCATCCTGCTGCTCCCGCCGTACCTGGTGACAATGCCGCAGGCCGGGCTGGTGGAGTACACCCGCGCGGTCGCCGACACCACCGACCTGCCGCTCGTCGTGTACAACCGCGGCAACGCCCGCTTCGACGAGGCGGCCGCCGTGGAGGTCGCACAGTTCCCGACCGTCATCGGTTTCAAGGACGGCACCGGCGATCTCGACAAGGTGGGCCGCATCGTCCGTGCGGTGAAGGACGCGCTCGCCCCGTCCGGCAAGCAGTTCCTGTTCTTCAACGGCATGCCCACCGCCGAGGTCACGCAGCAGGCGTACCGCGCGATCGGTGTCACGCTGTACTCGTCCGCCACGTTCGCCTTCGCACCGGAACTCGCGCTCGGCTTCTACGACGCCCTCGAATCCGGCAACCAGGAACTCACCGACGCACTGCTCCGCGACTTCTTCCACCCCCTGGTGCGCCTGCGCGACCAGGTGCCCGGATACGCGGTGTCGCTGATCAAGTCGGGTGTCGCGATGGAGGGTATCGACGCCGGGCCCGTGCGGCCGCCGCTCGTCGCGACGAGCGAGGTGCACGTGCGTGAGCTCACTCGGATCACCGCAGCCGGCCGCGCCGTTCTCGCCGACGCTCTCGCGGTGCAGGCGGCGGTCTGA
- a CDS encoding LysR substrate-binding domain-containing protein — protein sequence MFSLARLSCFIAVAEELHFGRAAERLHMTQPPLSRQIQQLESELGVQLIDRTSRSVTLTAAGAAFLPDARRILSLSESAALTVRRVPAGDLGTVVVGFTGASAHAVLPRLLEAARDRLPDVKIVLREMVTSVQIESLISGELDLGLIRPILTRPGIDTRPIHHERLVAALPAGHPLADADQLAVEDFDDQPVVMYSPVDARYFHELLISTFTIVGASPRYVQYVTQVHTMLVLVRSGLGMALVPESAQTMHPEGVVFRPVSAIRDRPVQMNAAWRSDSRNPALRRLMEDVLPQREWE from the coding sequence ATGTTCTCCCTCGCACGGCTGTCGTGTTTCATCGCCGTCGCGGAGGAACTGCATTTCGGTCGCGCCGCGGAGCGCCTGCACATGACGCAGCCGCCGCTGAGCCGTCAGATCCAGCAACTCGAAAGCGAACTCGGGGTGCAGTTGATCGACCGCACCAGCCGATCCGTCACGCTCACCGCCGCCGGGGCGGCGTTCCTGCCCGACGCCCGGCGCATTCTGAGTCTGTCGGAGAGTGCCGCCCTGACGGTGCGCCGGGTGCCTGCCGGTGATCTCGGCACCGTCGTCGTCGGATTCACCGGTGCGTCCGCGCACGCGGTGCTGCCGAGGTTGCTCGAGGCCGCACGCGACCGGCTGCCGGACGTGAAAATCGTTCTGCGGGAGATGGTCACGTCGGTGCAGATCGAATCGCTGATCAGCGGTGAACTGGACCTCGGGCTGATCCGCCCCATCCTCACCCGGCCCGGCATCGACACCCGCCCCATCCACCACGAACGCCTCGTCGCCGCGTTGCCCGCGGGGCACCCCCTCGCCGACGCCGACCAGTTGGCGGTGGAGGATTTCGACGACCAACCCGTCGTCATGTATTCGCCCGTCGATGCCCGGTATTTCCACGAACTGCTCATCAGCACGTTCACGATCGTCGGGGCCTCCCCGCGCTACGTCCAGTACGTCACGCAGGTGCACACCATGCTGGTGCTCGTCCGGTCCGGGCTCGGCATGGCCCTCGTCCCGGAGTCCGCGCAGACGATGCACCCGGAAGGGGTCGTGTTCCGGCCCGTCTCCGCGATCCGCGACCGGCCCGTCCAGATGAACGCCGCCTGGCGCTCGGACAGCCGGAACCCCGCGCTGCGCAGGCTCATGGAGGACGTCTTGCCGCAGCGGGAATGGGAATGA
- a CDS encoding carboxymuconolactone decarboxylase family protein, translating to MSRVGSYSDDDVAGWLSISPELGGALGAFTDAVYNRNRLPLRVREIARMAVAEANECAVCLGTRDRSGADAGIDEHFYDHVLEWESWPGYSAEERTAAEFAHRFATDHTALREDEDFWARCHEHFTDEILTDLALSCALWLGTGRVLRVLDIGQTCKLTL from the coding sequence ATGAGTCGAGTAGGTAGCTACAGTGACGATGACGTGGCAGGTTGGCTGTCGATCTCACCCGAACTGGGTGGCGCGCTCGGCGCCTTCACGGACGCGGTATACAACCGGAACCGGTTACCGTTACGGGTGCGGGAGATCGCGCGGATGGCGGTCGCGGAGGCCAACGAGTGCGCGGTATGCCTCGGCACCCGCGACCGCAGTGGCGCCGACGCGGGCATCGACGAGCACTTCTACGATCACGTCCTCGAGTGGGAGTCGTGGCCCGGGTACAGCGCGGAGGAGCGGACGGCGGCGGAGTTCGCGCACCGGTTCGCCACCGATCACACGGCGCTGCGCGAGGACGAGGACTTCTGGGCGCGGTGCCACGAGCACTTCACCGACGAGATCCTGACCGACCTGGCGTTGTCGTGCGCGTTGTGGCTGGGAACGGGCCGGGTGCTGCGGGTGCTCGACATCGGTCAGACGTGCAAGCTCACGCTCTGA
- a CDS encoding glucarate dehydratase family protein, with the protein MTAAPIRITGARITPVAFVDPPLLNTVGVHQPYALRAIIQLDTDGGLVGLGETYADTAHLLRLEAAAEAIVGLDVFALNAIRAAIDEKIATLTVTGGDGVAGMITTASTTDRVFSPFEVACLDVQGKALGRPVSDLLGGKVRDAVPFSAYLFYKWAGHPGAEHDEWGEAVDPDGLVRQAQKMIGEYGFEAIKVKGGVFSPDEEIAGIKALRAAFPDLPLRLDPNAAWTVDTSIRVASELDGIVEYLEDPTPGLDGMAEVAREAKMPLATNMCVVAFDQLKPAVLKDSVQVVLSDHHYWGGLQRSRLLAGVCDNFGLGLSMHSNSHLGISLAAMVHLAGATPNLTYACDTHWPWKTEDVVKPGVLKFVDGAVAVPTTPGLGVEIDEDALAALHQQYLDCGVRDRDDTGYMKSVDPTFENTCPRW; encoded by the coding sequence ATGACTGCCGCACCGATCCGGATCACCGGCGCGCGGATCACGCCCGTCGCGTTCGTCGATCCGCCGCTCCTCAACACCGTCGGCGTGCACCAGCCGTATGCGCTGCGCGCGATCATCCAACTCGACACGGACGGCGGCCTCGTCGGACTCGGTGAAACCTACGCCGACACGGCCCACCTGCTCCGGCTCGAGGCGGCCGCCGAGGCGATCGTCGGGCTGGACGTGTTCGCGCTCAACGCGATCCGCGCCGCGATCGACGAAAAGATCGCCACGCTGACCGTCACGGGTGGCGACGGCGTCGCGGGCATGATCACCACGGCCAGCACCACCGACCGCGTGTTCTCCCCGTTCGAGGTGGCGTGCCTCGACGTGCAGGGCAAGGCGCTCGGCAGGCCGGTGTCGGATCTTCTCGGCGGCAAGGTGCGCGACGCCGTCCCGTTCAGCGCCTACCTGTTCTACAAGTGGGCCGGGCACCCCGGCGCCGAGCACGACGAATGGGGCGAGGCCGTCGACCCGGACGGTCTGGTCCGCCAGGCGCAGAAGATGATCGGTGAGTACGGCTTCGAGGCCATCAAGGTCAAGGGCGGCGTGTTCTCCCCGGACGAGGAGATCGCCGGCATCAAGGCGCTCCGGGCCGCGTTCCCCGACCTGCCGCTGCGCCTCGACCCCAACGCCGCGTGGACCGTCGACACGTCGATCAGGGTGGCGTCGGAACTCGACGGCATCGTCGAATACCTCGAGGACCCCACACCCGGTCTCGACGGCATGGCCGAGGTCGCGCGTGAGGCGAAGATGCCGCTGGCCACGAACATGTGCGTCGTCGCGTTCGATCAGCTCAAGCCTGCGGTGCTGAAGGATTCGGTGCAGGTCGTGCTGTCGGATCACCACTACTGGGGTGGCCTGCAGCGGTCGCGGCTGCTCGCCGGGGTCTGCGACAACTTCGGCCTGGGCCTGTCGATGCACTCGAACTCGCATCTCGGGATCAGCCTGGCCGCGATGGTGCACCTCGCAGGCGCCACCCCGAACCTCACGTACGCGTGTGACACGCACTGGCCGTGGAAGACCGAGGACGTCGTCAAGCCCGGTGTGCTGAAGTTCGTCGACGGCGCGGTCGCGGTGCCGACGACGCCGGGCCTCGGTGTCGAGATCGACGAGGACGCCCTCGCCGCGCTGCACCAGCAGTACCTCGACTGCGGGGTGCGCGACCGCGACGACACGGGGTACATGAAGTCGGTGGATCCCACGTTCGAGAACACCTGCCCGCGCTGGTAG
- a CDS encoding MFS transporter produces MTLPLAVSPAVDSAVSKIFRRVVPLFIVMLICNQLNRSNIGYAQTHLEADVGIGAAAYGFGAGVFFIAYAIFELPSNVLMEKFGAKVWLTRIMISWGLVSAAMAFVNGPEMFYALRFLLGVAEAGFFPAIIFYFTRWLPNNHRSRATALFIAGSSIAAAISGPMSGPLLSLDGLGGHHGWQWMFALEGLLSVVVGCVAYRLLDSKIDDAKWLTAPEKHDLQAVIAEEDVLRSEASAKRGESGSRWKLLLQPRILVCCGIFFAITMAIYANTFWLPSIIRRIPGTTDVTVGLLSSLPWICAIFAMYFSNRSADRTGRHKPYLVAALLIGGIGTMAAAFVTPWLALPLLCVATMGFKSASPLFWSIPQRTLHPMVLAPAIAIINSLGNLGGFVAPFGFGVIKEQTGTVTMGLIVLSLFALAAAAAVTYFRRDKEDIDEVANVPEAASDDTLATK; encoded by the coding sequence ATGACCCTCCCCCTCGCCGTCTCGCCGGCAGTCGACAGCGCGGTCTCCAAGATCTTCCGCCGTGTCGTGCCGCTGTTCATCGTGATGTTGATCTGCAACCAGCTCAACCGCTCGAATATCGGCTACGCCCAGACCCACCTCGAAGCGGATGTGGGCATCGGCGCCGCGGCGTACGGATTCGGCGCGGGTGTCTTCTTCATCGCCTACGCGATTTTCGAACTGCCGTCGAACGTGCTCATGGAGAAGTTCGGCGCCAAGGTGTGGCTCACCCGCATCATGATCTCGTGGGGCCTGGTGTCCGCGGCCATGGCGTTCGTCAACGGCCCCGAGATGTTCTACGCCCTGCGATTCCTGCTCGGTGTCGCCGAGGCCGGCTTCTTCCCGGCCATCATCTTCTACTTCACCCGCTGGCTGCCGAACAACCACCGCAGCCGCGCCACCGCCCTGTTCATCGCCGGTTCCTCGATCGCGGCCGCCATCTCCGGCCCGATGTCCGGACCGCTGCTGTCCCTCGACGGACTCGGCGGGCACCACGGCTGGCAGTGGATGTTCGCCCTGGAGGGCCTGCTGTCCGTGGTCGTCGGGTGCGTCGCCTACCGCCTGCTCGATTCGAAGATCGACGACGCGAAGTGGCTCACCGCCCCGGAGAAGCACGACCTGCAGGCCGTCATCGCCGAGGAGGACGTGCTGCGCAGCGAGGCGTCCGCGAAGCGCGGCGAGTCGGGTTCGCGCTGGAAGCTGCTCCTGCAGCCGCGGATCCTGGTGTGCTGCGGCATCTTCTTCGCGATCACCATGGCGATCTACGCCAACACGTTCTGGCTGCCGTCGATCATCCGCCGCATCCCGGGCACCACCGACGTCACCGTCGGGCTGCTGTCCTCGCTCCCGTGGATCTGCGCGATCTTCGCGATGTACTTCTCCAACCGCTCCGCCGACCGCACCGGCCGGCACAAGCCGTACCTCGTGGCCGCTCTGCTCATCGGCGGTATCGGCACGATGGCCGCTGCGTTCGTCACGCCCTGGCTGGCCCTGCCGCTGCTGTGCGTCGCGACGATGGGGTTCAAGAGCGCGAGCCCGCTGTTCTGGTCCATTCCGCAGCGCACGCTGCACCCGATGGTGCTGGCACCGGCGATCGCGATCATCAACTCGCTCGGCAACCTGGGTGGCTTCGTGGCCCCGTTCGGCTTCGGTGTCATCAAGGAGCAGACCGGCACGGTGACGATGGGCCTGATCGTGCTGTCGCTCTTCGCCCTGGCCGCCGCCGCGGCGGTGACGTACTTCCGGCGCGACAAGGAAGACATCGACGAGGTCGCGAACGTCCCAGAGGCGGCGTCCGACGACACCCTGGCCACCAAATGA
- a CDS encoding winged helix-turn-helix transcriptional regulator: protein MSSGVEQHDPRACDGALAKAFTFLGKRWNGVILATLMSGPATFSGLRRAVGSISDSVLSDRLVELAGAGLVTREVCEGPPVSVTYQLTEAGQSLMPVLDELADWARTHLTLQ, encoded by the coding sequence ATGAGCTCAGGCGTCGAACAGCACGATCCGCGCGCGTGCGACGGCGCGCTCGCGAAGGCGTTCACGTTCCTGGGCAAGCGCTGGAACGGCGTCATTCTGGCGACGCTGATGTCGGGCCCGGCGACATTCTCCGGGCTGCGACGAGCGGTCGGGAGCATCAGCGATTCGGTGCTCTCCGACCGTCTCGTCGAACTGGCCGGGGCCGGTCTGGTGACGCGGGAAGTCTGCGAGGGACCGCCCGTCTCGGTCACATATCAGCTGACCGAGGCCGGCCAGTCACTGATGCCGGTCCTCGACGAACTCGCGGACTGGGCGAGGACGCACCTCACGCTGCAGTGA